The Tessaracoccus aquimaris sequence TTACGGAAGCGCACCTCCTTGCCCTCCACGAGCAGCGTGCCGCCGTCGGGGCGGGTGATGCCGGTCAGCAGCGCTGCCAGTTCCGATCGGCCCGAGCCGCGCAGGCCGGCGAGGCCGACGATCTCGCCGCGGTACACCTCAAGGTCGGTTGGCTCCACCTCTTCGCGCTGCGTGAGGCCACGCGCCTCGATGACCGGGGTCCCCTCCGGCTCCTGGTGGTGCGCGCGGCGCTGCGAGCCGATCTGACGCAGCGCCTCGATGTCGCGGCCGAGCATCCGGGAGATCAGTTCGACCCGGTCGATCTCGCGGGTCATGAACTCGCCCTGCACGCGGCCGTCGCGCAGCACCGTCATCCGGTCGCTGATCGCGTAGACCTGCTCCAGGAAGTGCGACACGAACACGATCGCCACGCCGCGGTCGCGCAGCGAGCGCACGATCCGGAACAGCCGCTGCACGTCGGGCGGTTCGAGGCTGGAGGTGGGCTCGTCCAGCAGCAGCACCCTCGGCCGCTCGACCATGGCCCGGGCGATCGCGACGAGTTGCTGCACCGACGGCGGGAGCGAGTCGAGGCCACGGTTCAGGTCCAGGTCGTCCAGGCCGAGGTCGGCGAGCACCTCCGCGGCGCGGGCCCGCGTCGCCGACCAGTTGATGCCGAACCGGCCGCGCACCTCGTGGCCGAGCATCACGTTCTCGACGACGTTGAGCTTCGGGCCGAGGTGAATGTCCTGGAAGACGGTGGCGATGCCCGCGGCGTGCGCCTCGGAGGGGCCAGTGAGCGAGACGGGCCGCCCGTCGAGCAGGATCTCGCCCCCGTCGATGGGGCAGACCCCGTTGAGGGCCTTCACGACGGTCGACTTACCCGCGCCGTTCTCCCCCATCAGCGCGTGCACCTCGCCCGGGTACAGCGAGAGGCTGACGCGGTCGAGCGCCGTCACCCCCGGGAAGGCCACGGTCACGTCGCGCAGTTCGACCAGCGCCGTCACGACGCGGCCCGCGGCCGGGCGCTCGACTGGCGCACCTTGAGCTCGACGGGGAGCCTGGTGCGGCGCGGCACCTCACGACCCTCTGCGGCGGAGATCAGCGCCGCGACCACCTTGGTGCCGAGCAGGTGGAAGTCCTGGCGCACAGTGGTCAGCGGCGGGAGGAAATGCGCCGTCAGGGGAAGGTCGTCGAAGCCGACGATGCTGAGCTCGTCGGGCACCGCGATGCCGCGCTCTGCGAAACCGTGGATCAGGCCGAGCGCCATCTCGTCGTTGGCCGCGAAGATGGCCGTGTACTCGGGGCGCCGCTTCAGGGAGGCGGCGTAGTCGTAGGCGAAGTCGGCGGACCAGTCCCCCACCACGATGGGCCGTTCCCTGAGCTTCCATTCCCTGATCCGGGCGTGGAAGGCGCGCTCGCGGGCGCGGGCGTCGAACCAGTCGAGAGGGCCCGCCAGGTGCAGGATGTCGCGGTGCCCCAGTTCGGCGAGGTGGTCGACCACGAGGATCGCGCCCTGCTGCTGGTCGACGGCCGTCGTGAGGAAGTTGGGGTCGCCCTCGGCCTTGATGGCGAGCACCGGCAGCCCGATGTCGAGTTGGCGCAGCGTCGCGAGGGAGGAGGACCGCGGCGCGATCACGCACAACGCGTCGACTCCCTGGGCCGTCAGGTGGTCCACGGCGGACTGCATGCCACCCTGCTCCTCGGAGGGAACGCTCACCGAGGTGACCGAGTAGTCCTCCTCGCCCGCGGCCAGTTCGATCCCTCGAAGTGTGCTGCTCGGCCCGTAGGCGCTTGACGCGTCGATGAGCACCCCGATGCGCCGGTTGCGTTGCGTCGCGAGGGCCCGCGCCGCGCTGTTCGGCCGGAAGTTGAGCTCCTCGATGGCGTCGAGCACCCGCTGCCTGGTGCCGGGACGGATGCTCGGGTGATTGTTCAGGACGCGCGAGACCGTCATGTGCGATACCCCGGCCGCCGACGCAACATGGCGAATGTTCGGGCGGGCGGGTGTCGGGTTGTCAGTCACCTTCGCCTACCTCCACGCGAAGCATACCGCCGGGCGTGGGGGCGGCTCAGTCGAGCAGCGTGCGGTCCGAGAGCGTGGCGCCCTTGATCTTGGAGAACTCCGCGAGGAGGGCGTCGGCGGTGATGCTCCGCTTCGCGTCCTCGTCGACCTCGAGCACCACGCGGCCCTCGTGCATCATGATGAGCCGGTTGCCGAGCGTGATGGCCTGATCCATGTTGTGCGTGACCATCAGCGCCGTCAGGTTGTTGCGCTCGACGGCCTCACCGGTCAGTCGGGTGATCAGTTCGGCGCGCGACGGGTCAAGGGCGGCGGTGTGCTCGTCGAGCAGCAGGATGTCGGGGTGCACGTAGGTCGCCATCAGCAGGCTGAGGGCCTGCCGCTGCCCGCCGGAGAGCATCCCGACGCGCATCTGCAGTCGGTCCTCCAGGCCCAGTTCGAGGGTGGCGAGGGCGACCCGGTACTCGGCGCGCTTGGCCGCCGTGACCGCCATCCCGAGGCCGCGCGCGCGGCCCCGCTCGAAGGCGATGGCGAGGTTCTCCTCGATCGTCAGGTGCGGGGCGGTGCCCGCCATCGGATCCTGGAACACCCGGGCGACCCAGGTCGCGCGCTTGTGCTCGCCCAGCTTGGTGACGTCGCGGTCGTTGATCAGCACCTTGCCGCCGTCGACGGGGTAACGCCCCGAGATGACGTTGAGCATGGTCGACTTGCCCGCCCCGTTCGAGCCGATCACGGTGACGAAGTCGCCCTCGTTCAGCGTCAGGCTAAGCCCGTCGAGGGCGACCCGCTCGTTGACGGTGCCGGGGAAGAAGCGCTTGGTGACGTTGTCGAGTTTCAGCATCAGCTGACCCCTTCCGCGACGGCCTTCTCGCGCCTGCGCTTGATCCGCAGCCGCTTCAGCGGGCCCCACTGGGGCAGCACCAGCGCAAGCACCACGAGCACCGCGGAGATCAGCTTCATGTCGTTGGCGGTGAACCACTCGGCGCCGAGCGCGAGTTGGATCACCACGCGGTAGATGACGGAGCCCGCCACGACCGCGAGGATCGCCTGCCACACCGCCGTCATGCCGAAGATGGCCTGGCCGACGATCACGGACGCGAGGCCCGCGACGATGATGCCGATGCCCATCGAGATGTCGGCGAAGCCCTGGTGCTGCACGACGAGCGTGCCGCAGAGCCCGACGATGCCGTTGGAGATCATCAGGCCGACGATCTTGGAGGCGCCGGTGTTGATGCCCTGGGATCGGGCCATCAGTTCGTTGTCGCCGGTGGCGCGCAGCGCGACGCCGTAGCTGGTGCCGAGGAACCAGTACAGCAGCGCCGCGACGATCAGCGCGACGCCCGCGAGGATCGCCACCGACACCCACGAGCGCATCAGCGAGTGGTCCTTCAGCCAGGTGAAGGCGGTGGTCTCGCGCAGCAGCGGGACGTTCGCCTTGTTGCCCATGATGCGCAGGTTGATGGAGTACAACGCGATCTGGGTCAGGATGCCGGCGAGCAGCGGGTTGATCCTGCCCCAGACGTGCAGCGCACCCGTGATGGCACCCGCGAGCATGCCCGCGACGACGCCGCCTGCCATCGCCACCGGAACCGGCAGCCCGCCCACGATCATCATGGCGCAGGTGGCCGCACCGGTCGTGAACGAGCCGTCCACCGTCAGGTCGGGAAAGTCGAGCACCCGATACGTGAGGTAGACCCCCAACGCCATGACGGCGTACAGGAAGCCGAGTTCCAGGGCGATGTACATCTCAGGCTCAGAACTGCTTCGTGGCGCGCGAGACGATCGCCTCGGACAGTTCGAGGCCCTGCTTCTTGCCCATCTCGGGGTTGACGAACAGGTCGAACTCCTTCTGGGTCTCGACGGGGATCTCCGAGGCCGGGGTGCCGTCGAGCAGCTTGATCATGATGGCCGCCGCGTCCTTGCCCTGCTGGGTGTAGTTCACCGAGAGGCCCGCTGCTGCGCCGCGCTCGACGGTTGACTCGTCGGATGCGAAGACGGGGATCTGCTTCTGCTCGCCGATCTGGATGACGGACTCGGCTGCCGAGACGACCGTGTTGTCCGTCGGGACAAGGAGGGCGTCGACGTCGAGCGAGTCGGCGGCCTGCTGAACCTCGGAGGAGTTGGTGACGGTGGCCTTCTTGATCTCGAGCCCCAGGTCGCCAGCGGCCTTCTCGGCCTCGGCGACCTGCACCTCGGAGTTCACCTCACCGGAGGAGTAGACGATGCCGACGGTCTTCGCCTCGGGAAGCGCCTCCTTGATCAGCTCCAACTGCTCCTTCATCGGGTTCAGATCGGAGACGCCCGTCAGGTTCGCGTCCGGCTTGTCCCAGTCCTTCATGAGGCCAGCGGCGACCGGGTCGGTGACGGCGGCGAAGACGATCGGCTTGTCCGTGATGGCGTTGGCGAGCGCCTGAGCCGTCGGGGTGGCGATGGCCAGGTAGCCGTCGTTGTCGGAGGACGCGAACGTCGAGGCGATGCTGCTCAGCGTCGCCTGGTCGCCCTGCGCGTTCTCCTCGGAGTACGTGACCTCGTAGCCAGCCTCCTTCAGCGCGTCCTTGAACCCTGCGGCCACTGCGTCGAGGGCGGGGTGCGTGACGATCTGCGCGATGCCGATCTTGACGGCCTTCTTGGCGCCCTCCGAGGCGGGTGCGTCGGCCGAGGGCGTCGAGGTCGGGGTGGTACCGCCGCATGCGGAAAGCAGCGTGGCGGCCAGGATGCCGAGGGCGGCGGCCTTGAGCTTCATGGGGTCTCCTTGGAACAGGTTTGGCGGGTGACAGCCTAGATTCTCCCCGCCTCAGGGGTGACCCGCGTCCACGGGTAGAACACCCTTGAGGTGGGGTCCCTCGGATATGCAACAAGAGGGGCCCCACTAGGGGACCCCTCTTGTCACGAACTCGTGAGGCTTACTTCTCCTCGGAGGCCGCGGCCTCCTCGGTCTCCTCGATCGCGGTCTCGTCGGCGGGAACGTCGTTCTCCTCGACCTCGGCCTCGACGGCCTCTTCCTCGACCTTGGTCTCCTCCTTGGCCTCAGCCTTGGGGGCATCGGCCTTGGCGGCCTTTGCCTTGGCGGGCTTTGCCTTCGGAGCGACGGCCTCGGTGATGATCTCGATCACAGCCATCGGCGCGTTGTCGCCCTTGCGGGGGCCGATCTTGGTGATGCGGGTGTAGCCACCCTCGCGACCCTCGAGCGTCGGGGCGACCTCGTCGAAGAGCTTCTTGACGAGCTTGTCCTTGGCCTTGACCGGCTCACCCATGACCTGCTTCTTCTCGAAGAGGGTGGCGAGCACCTGGCGGCGGGAGTGCAGGTCTCCGCGCTTGGCCTTGGTGAGGATCTTCTCGGCGAAGGGCTGCACGCGGCGGGCCTTCGTCTCGGTGGTGGTGATCCGGCCGTGCTCGATGAGCTGGCTGGTCATGTTGCGCAGGATCATGCGCTCGTGCGTGGGGCTGCCGCCCAGACGGGCGCCCTTGGTTGGCTTGGGCATTGGTTAGATCTCCGTGAGTGTTTTTAGGCGGTGGGCGGTCAGTACTGCTCGGTCTCGGCGAAGTCCGCGTCGTCGGAATCCTCGTCGTAGCGCTCGATCGCCTGCAGCGGGTCGAAGCCCGGGTGCGAGTCGCGCAGCGCGAGGCCGAGGCCCGCGAGGGTCTCCTTGACCTCGTCGATCGACTTGGAGCCGAAGTTGCGGATGTCGAGCAGGTCCTCTTCGCTGCGGGCGACGAGCTCACCAACGGTGTGGATGCCCTCGCGCTTGAGGCAGTTGTAGGAGCGGACCGACAGCTCGAGGTCCTCAACGGGAAGGTTCAGCGACTCGGCGATCTGCTCGTCGACGGGCGACGGGCCGATCTCGATGCCTTCGGCGTCGACGTTCAGCTCACGGGCGAGGCCGAAGAGCTCGACAAGGGTGCGGCCGGCCGAGGCGACGGCGTCGCGCGGCGCGATCGACGGCTTGGTCTCGACGTCGATGATCAGACGATCGAAGTCGGTGCGCTGGGCGACACGGGTGGCCTCAACCTTGTAGGTGACCTTCAGCACGGGCGAGTAGATCGAGTCGACCGGGATGCGGCCGATCTCGGCGTCGGGGTTCTTGTTCTGAACGCTCGACACGTAACCGCGGCCGCGCTCGACCACCAGTTCCATCTCCAGCTTGCCGTTGTCGTTGAGCGTGGCGATGTGCAGCTCCGGGTTGTGGATCTCCACACCGGCCGGGGGCTGGATGTCGCCAGCGGTGACGGCGCCGGCGCCGGCCTTACGCAGGTACATGACCACGGGCTCGTCCTCCTCAGAAGACAGCACGAGGCCCTTGAGGTTGAGGATGATCTCGGTGACGTCCTCGACGACGCCCTCCAGGGTGGAGAACTCGTGCTGGTTGCCCTCGATCTTGATGCTGGTCACGGCCGCGCCCGGAATGGACGACAGCAGGGTGCGACGCAGCGAGTTGCCAAGCGTGTAGCCGAAGCCCGGCTCCAGCGGCTCGATCATGAACCGCGAACGGAAGTCGGAGACGACCTCTTCGGAGAGGGTGGGGCGCTGTGCGATGAGCATGAACTGTTCCTTCCCGCGTCAACCACTATTTGATGACGCGACATGAGGCGTGGCCGCTGACTGCGACCACAGGTGGTGCGGTGGCCGGGTGGCCACCGCAACCGGTGGGGCGACTACTTCGAGTAGAGCTCGACGATCATCTGCTCCTGGACGTCAATCACGATCTGCTCGCGGACGGGGAGCTGGTGCACCAGGATCCGCATCCGGTTCGGGCGGGCCTCAAGCCAAGCCGGAACCGAGCGATCGCCGTGGGTCTCACGGGCGATCACGAACGGCGTCATGGTGAGCGACTTCTCGGCGACGTCGATGATGTCGTGCGCACGCACCCGGTAGGACGGGATGTTGACGCGCTGACCGTTCACGAGGAAGTGGCCGTGCACGACGAGCTGACGGGCCTGGCGACGCGTGGCGGCGAAGCCTGCGCGGTAGACCACGTTGTCGAGACGGGACTCGAGGATCTGCAGCAGACGGTCACCCGTCTTGCCGGGGTAACGGTCGGCCTCTTCGTAGTAGCGGCGGAACTGCTTCTCCAGCACGCCGTACGAGTAGCGAGCCTTCTGCTTCTCCTTGAGCTGCAGCGAGTACTCGGAGTCCTTGGTGCGACCGCGTCCGTGCACACCCGGGG is a genomic window containing:
- a CDS encoding sugar ABC transporter ATP-binding protein, producing the protein MTALVELRDVTVAFPGVTALDRVSLSLYPGEVHALMGENGAGKSTVVKALNGVCPIDGGEILLDGRPVSLTGPSEAHAAGIATVFQDIHLGPKLNVVENVMLGHEVRGRFGINWSATRARAAEVLADLGLDDLDLNRGLDSLPPSVQQLVAIARAMVERPRVLLLDEPTSSLEPPDVQRLFRIVRSLRDRGVAIVFVSHFLEQVYAISDRMTVLRDGRVQGEFMTREIDRVELISRMLGRDIEALRQIGSQRRAHHQEPEGTPVIEARGLTQREEVEPTDLEVYRGEIVGLAGLRGSGRSELAALLTGITRPDGGTLLVEGKEVRFRNPGDALARHIVASVERRADLGIIGELSVADNILIGLQALRGWRHKVSKRERDEVLAWSVDNFGLGSVPMDRQAKFLSGGEQQRVLLARLFATRPVVMVLDEPTRGIDIAAKVELQSRIAKLVDKGMGIVFISSEFSEVVRMSDRIVVLKDRGKIGELSNGPGVTVDTIVEMIAADGVDDDHD
- a CDS encoding substrate-binding domain-containing protein, whose product is MTVSRVLNNHPSIRPGTRQRVLDAIEELNFRPNSAARALATQRNRRIGVLIDASSAYGPSSTLRGIELAAGEEDYSVTSVSVPSEEQGGMQSAVDHLTAQGVDALCVIAPRSSSLATLRQLDIGLPVLAIKAEGDPNFLTTAVDQQQGAILVVDHLAELGHRDILHLAGPLDWFDARARERAFHARIREWKLRERPIVVGDWSADFAYDYAASLKRRPEYTAIFAANDEMALGLIHGFAERGIAVPDELSIVGFDDLPLTAHFLPPLTTVRQDFHLLGTKVVAALISAAEGREVPRRTRLPVELKVRQSSARPRAAS
- a CDS encoding ABC transporter ATP-binding protein — protein: MLKLDNVTKRFFPGTVNERVALDGLSLTLNEGDFVTVIGSNGAGKSTMLNVISGRYPVDGGKVLINDRDVTKLGEHKRATWVARVFQDPMAGTAPHLTIEENLAIAFERGRARGLGMAVTAAKRAEYRVALATLELGLEDRLQMRVGMLSGGQRQALSLLMATYVHPDILLLDEHTAALDPSRAELITRLTGEAVERNNLTALMVTHNMDQAITLGNRLIMMHEGRVVLEVDEDAKRSITADALLAEFSKIKGATLSDRTLLD
- a CDS encoding ABC transporter permease, with the translated sequence MYIALELGFLYAVMALGVYLTYRVLDFPDLTVDGSFTTGAATCAMMIVGGLPVPVAMAGGVVAGMLAGAITGALHVWGRINPLLAGILTQIALYSINLRIMGNKANVPLLRETTAFTWLKDHSLMRSWVSVAILAGVALIVAALLYWFLGTSYGVALRATGDNELMARSQGINTGASKIVGLMISNGIVGLCGTLVVQHQGFADISMGIGIIVAGLASVIVGQAIFGMTAVWQAILAVVAGSVIYRVVIQLALGAEWFTANDMKLISAVLVVLALVLPQWGPLKRLRIKRRREKAVAEGVS
- a CDS encoding ABC transporter substrate-binding protein, yielding MKLKAAALGILAATLLSACGGTTPTSTPSADAPASEGAKKAVKIGIAQIVTHPALDAVAAGFKDALKEAGYEVTYSEENAQGDQATLSSIASTFASSDNDGYLAIATPTAQALANAITDKPIVFAAVTDPVAAGLMKDWDKPDANLTGVSDLNPMKEQLELIKEALPEAKTVGIVYSSGEVNSEVQVAEAEKAAGDLGLEIKKATVTNSSEVQQAADSLDVDALLVPTDNTVVSAAESVIQIGEQKQIPVFASDESTVERGAAAGLSVNYTQQGKDAAAIMIKLLDGTPASEIPVETQKEFDLFVNPEMGKKQGLELSEAIVSRATKQF
- the rplQ gene encoding 50S ribosomal protein L17; protein product: MPKPTKGARLGGSPTHERMILRNMTSQLIEHGRITTTETKARRVQPFAEKILTKAKRGDLHSRRQVLATLFEKKQVMGEPVKAKDKLVKKLFDEVAPTLEGREGGYTRITKIGPRKGDNAPMAVIEIITEAVAPKAKPAKAKAAKADAPKAEAKEETKVEEEAVEAEVEENDVPADETAIEETEEAAASEEK
- a CDS encoding DNA-directed RNA polymerase subunit alpha, which gives rise to MLIAQRPTLSEEVVSDFRSRFMIEPLEPGFGYTLGNSLRRTLLSSIPGAAVTSIKIEGNQHEFSTLEGVVEDVTEIILNLKGLVLSSEEDEPVVMYLRKAGAGAVTAGDIQPPAGVEIHNPELHIATLNDNGKLEMELVVERGRGYVSSVQNKNPDAEIGRIPVDSIYSPVLKVTYKVEATRVAQRTDFDRLIIDVETKPSIAPRDAVASAGRTLVELFGLARELNVDAEGIEIGPSPVDEQIAESLNLPVEDLELSVRSYNCLKREGIHTVGELVARSEEDLLDIRNFGSKSIDEVKETLAGLGLALRDSHPGFDPLQAIERYDEDSDDADFAETEQY
- the rpsD gene encoding 30S ribosomal protein S4, which codes for MARYTGPMTKKSRRLGTDLVGNDKAFERRPYPPGVHGRGRTKDSEYSLQLKEKQKARYSYGVLEKQFRRYYEEADRYPGKTGDRLLQILESRLDNVVYRAGFAATRRQARQLVVHGHFLVNGQRVNIPSYRVRAHDIIDVAEKSLTMTPFVIARETHGDRSVPAWLEARPNRMRILVHQLPVREQIVIDVQEQMIVELYSK